The genomic window GGGAACACCAGTTCCGTGTACCACCACGGCACAGTCATGAACTGTCGCGTGCTCCAGAACTGGCCGCCGTCCTCTACTCGCTCCGAGTACAGTTCGCGCAGCATGCCCAGGAACTGCGGGTTCTTGTCTTCTTCCACGTAGTAGAGGCTGGTCTCGCGCGCGTCGGTGTACGGGCTATTGGGGCCGTAGCCCACGTAGGGCAGGGTCTTGTTCTTCTGGAGAATCGGCGGAACCGGCCCTACCAGCCGCCCGACAGACTGCACGCTGATTTCCCACCGCTGCTGCACCGGATCCCAGATGTCGTATTCGCTGAACTTCTGGATGGCGTTGATGTCCTGGATATAGTAGTGCTCGTAGTTGTACGGCGGCAGGACAGGCAGGTTATCGCCAACCAGATAGGGCTGGAGTTCCACCGAGTGCTGCGAGATGCGAACCGGCACCTTCGGGATGGGCGTGCGGATGGTGATGAACTGGAACTGCGTTACGTCGGGCACGAAGTTGTAGGGGTCGTAGGCTGGGTCAATGAAACCATCGTTGTCCACGTCCAGGTCCGGGACCGGCCCGAACGGCTCACCGGGCGTAACGCCACCGTTCCGGGTCATGATCGCCACCACGTTGTACTCGTGGCCATCCACGTAGAAACGCTTCAGGAACCACGGGTCGCCCGGGCGGCGGTCTTCGCGGTACATCCCGTCTTCCATGGCGCTGTGCGTAGCGCCCACGGCGCGCCCCACGATGAGAATCGCCTGGTTTTCGTCGCGGTCCACGCCCTGGAGATACACAAACCACGGCCCGGTCGGGAAGCGGGTCATGTTTGTGCCGGGGCCGCCGTTACGGACGGCGCGGATCAACTGCGCAGGCCCTTGCGAGCCGGCCAGCACCATGTCGCCGATCTGCAACGTTACCGACGGGAAGGGCCGCGGCGTCAGGTCGCCGGTGTAGTAGATGCCCAACTGCACCCCATTGTCCGACACCTGCTCCACCATGGCCAGGTGGTCCAGGAACTGAACGCCCTTGCCCCGCTCCACCGGCATCGCGCCCAGCCGTAGCACGGCCAGTTCGTTGCCGTTCAACTCGGTGGCGTCGCGGTCCAGACGGCTGATGAGGCCATCGCCGTCAAAATCCGCCGCGATGCTGGTCAGCGCGTACAGCGAGCGCTCGCTCTCCACGTGGACGATGTCGGGCACGCCATCAAAGTCGCCGTCAAGGCTGGTGAGCCCATACCCGAACTGCGCGTTGGCCGAGGTCATGTCCACAGCGCCGCTGGCCGTGAACAGATCCTCGTACTTCATGCCCACGGGGAACACGAAGGACGTACCCACGTTGCCCCAGGTCGGGAGTGGCGGAGGCTCGGCGGTCAGTTGCTTGCCCTCCATCAGCAGGTAGGTGAACTCCTGCATCAGGGCCGGATACCAGATATCGGTAACCGGCATGGTGGGCTCAAACTCCCACCGCGGTTCGGAGATGTCCAGGACGCCGTTGCCGTTCAGGTCTTTGTCCCAGTGCTCCGGCTCGTACCACATCCGGAACCACACCTTCTCCGAGGCATTGATGGGGGTCAGGATCTTCTGGTACAGCCCCTTGGCCCAGTTTTCGTCGCGGGTGGCGCCTTCGTACATCCATGCGGGGTTGAAGGTAACCAGGTCGCGACTAGGGGCTTGCACGCCTTCGGGGTCAAACACGGAAACGGGGTCCGTGTACGGCGGATCCTCTGGATTGGTGTCCAGAACGGGATCATCCGCCAGTGGGTTGCCTGCCCGGGGGTCGCCTTCTATGGGCAGGTTCACGCGGCTCCACCCGGTCCCGTAGATGCGCAGGGTGTGGGCCACACCGTTCTGCGCCGTGGGGCCAGATGGAGGCGCTTGCGGCGGCGCTGCGGTAGCCGGCGCCACGCCTGAGGGGACGACCGCCAACAGCATGGACAGGATCACAAGCACAGCCACAATGTTGGCGATCCTTTGGACGATGAATCTCGCTTGCATTTTGCTGCCTCCCTATTGATTTACTGGCGGTGTGAGAACACCTTTGACGGTTACACGCTAGACCCGACGGAAACATTCACCAGGCGACAAGCAACAAGGTACAAAACGACCCTGCACGCCATCGTCAGGACGTGTGCACAACACGTGCCAAAGGAGGAGTCCCCTCTACTCTTGACATATTATACCACATTTTATGTCGCGTTTCAAGCCCCCTGCGACAATTGACTTGTGATTCGTATGGCTCTACCCACGCAACCGGAAACCGGCCCACCCCCGCGATGCCCAACGGCGCGGAAAGGGGGTTCTGCCACCCTTCGGTCTGCAAGTTCCGTGCCACTCCCGCCCCCTTGCTCCCCCTCTCCCCCTGGGAGAGGGTCAGGGTGAGGGCGCCGCTCCCGTCCGCGGGGGTGAACTCCCGCGCTACCCGCGCAAAGCCCCTCCGGGGCTACCCCCCAGCCCGCAGGGCTTTGCCCCCTCAGCCCGATGCTTTAGCGTCGGGCGAACACATGCGCAGGCACACCTCACCCCCTGCCTTCGGCTTCCCCCTCTCCGCCAGCGGAGAGGGGGAATGAGGGGGTGAGGTCGGCATGCCCGCACGGGGGTGAACCCCCGCGCTACCCGCGCAAAGCCCCTCCGGGGCTACCCCCAGCCCGCAGGGCTTTGCCCCCTCAGCCCGATGCTTTAGCGTCGGGCGAACACATCCGCCGTTCCCTCTCCCCCTGGGAGAGGGACAGGGTGAGGGCATAATGGCCACACCGCCCCTGGGGATTTCTACGCAGCGGCGGGGCTATCCCCAACCCCGCCGCGCAGATGGCCTCCTATGGGCATAACGCACGAACTTGCGTTCGGGTGCGCGCCTCACAGCCCCACACCATCTATCGCCGCGCCGCAATACTCACACTGCCCATCCCGCACGTGCCGCTCCCGCACCGAGAACCCGAATCGCCCGATCACCAGTCGGCCGCAGTTCCAGCAGTACGTATTCTCCTCCCGCGCGCCCAGCACGTTGCCGATGTACACGTACCTCAGGCCCACCTCCTTGCCGATGGCCCACGCCCGCTCCAGCGTCTGCACCGGCGTGCTGCCCCGGTCCAGCATCTTGTACATCGGGTGGAAGCGGCTCAAATGCCACGGCGTCTCCACGCCCAACTCCTGCGCAATGAACGACGCCAGTTCGCGCAATTCCCCGGGGTCGTCGTTGAGGCCCGGAATCACCAGCGTGGTGATCTCCACCCATATCCCCTGCTGCTTCATCAGGCGCAGCGAATCCAGCACCGGCTGCAACCGTGCGCTGCACTGCTGGCGGTAGAACTCGTCGCGGAACGCCTTCAGGTCCACGTTCGCGGCGTCCAGGTACGGGTAGAACGCCTCCAGCATCTCCGCCGTCATGTAGCCGTTGGTTACGTAGTTGTTCGCCAGTCCCTCCTGGTGCGCCAGCACGGCGATGTCCCGGGAGTACTCAAAGAAGATCGTCGGCTCGGTGTACGTGTAGGAGATACTCCGGCAGCCCGTGGCCAGCGCGTCCTCCACGATATCCTCGGGCGGGACATGTCGCCCCACGATGCGGCCCTGGTCGCGAGGCATCTGCGAGATGTCCGCGTTCTGGCAGAAGCGACACCGGAAGTTACACCCCACCGTCGCCACGGAGTACGAGGTGGTGCCAGGGTAGAAATGAAACAACGGCTTCTTCTCTATGGGATCCACGGCCTGCGAAATGGGGCGGGCATACACGAGCGAGTACAGCGCCCCTTGCTGATTTTGCCGCACGCCGCAGATGCCCACCTCGCCCTCGCGAATGGAACAGCGGTGCGCGCACAGGTGGCACCGAACGCGCCCGCCTTCTAGCCTCTCATAAAGCCAGGCCTCTTTCATCGGACTCACCTCCTAAGCGCGAATTGCCACTCGCAGCCCTCGTCAGTCCTGCGGAAGGACACCATTTCCGCGCGGATGCCCCGCGCGTGAAAGAACGCCGCCAGCAGTCCCACCACCACGCAGGGCGGGACCGCGTCGGGCTGGGCCGCCCGTAGCCGATCCACCACCCCCAGGCACAGGCACGCCCGAAACTCGCAGGTCAGCGCGTCGCCCGACCGAGAGAACCCGCACCCCTCCACAATCCCCTGCGCCCGCAGCCAGTCGCCGAAAGCGCCGATGATCTCGCCCATGCCGCCCAGCAGTTCAGGGCTGGGAAGATCCAGCCCGTCGGCCAGGCTCCGCCCGTCGGGCGATTCAAACGCGGCCACGATGGCCCGCGCCAACTCGGCTTGCGTCAACGGCGGCTTGCCCTGCGTCGCCAGAGCGTACAGCACGAAGCCCACCAGGTTCCCACGCCTGTCCTGCCCCCGCGCCCTCATAGCCACCTCCCGCTCTTGCATTCTTGACAAAAGCACCAGACCTGCGTATTATACCCCATAGGGGTATCTCCGCGAGAACCCATTGCGATCCGACCGATGGGAGGTATCAGATGGACACCAACGATCCTGGCGCTCTGTCGCCGGAAGCATTGCGCGAAGAATTGGAGAAGGCGCAACGCGCGCTAGAGGACCTGGAGGAAGAGCGCCTCATGACCATGGGCCAGACCGGAGTCCACATCGGCGCCAGAGAACTCAACCGTTTGACCTCCTCGTTCGCACGCGACGAAGCGCGACTACGGGCCCGCATCCGAGAACTCACCGCCCTCCTGGAGGGGAGCCGATGAACACCGAGCAGCGAATTCGCGAACTGCAGCAACGGCTAGACGATTTGCGGGCGCGCCTGCCCAAACATTCCGTCCCCGCGGCCATGATTCTGGAACTGGAAACGCTGGAAGAGGAACTTGCGGATCTGCAAGCCCAATCCCACGCAGATTCTAGCACGTCCCAGCCGCCTGCGCAACCGCGCCCGGCGAACGCGGCGTTGACCGAGCCCCAGCCGCGCTGACAATCCCTTGGCGCAGGTGTGCGTGGGGGGCGAAAGGCGCGCGAGGAGGGTTTGTCGGGCCACGGTCAGGCAAGGGGCCGGTATGGAAACCCGCCCTACGCTCCATGCGTTTCATTACTACGGCGCATCGGTCTAACCAATTTCCACCGAATCGTGCACACTACCATGCCCTGACGAGCGTTGACGCAGATGGGCATGTGCCGTATAATCAACGGCGAGAAGGCTGGCGGGATTGGTTTGCCGGAGCGCGTATCGCCTGCGGGCAGCCATGGGTGGAAGCCTTCCGCAGCGTTTAGTGCGAGAGGAGGCAGTGCCATGCGTTTCAAGGTCGTGCTGGAAACCAGCGACGAAGGCGGCTACACGGCATACGTACCCTCGCTCCCTGGCTGCATCAGCGAAGGGGAGACGCTAGAGGAAGCTCTGAAGAATATCCAGGAAGCGATTGAACTGTATCTGGAGCCGGTGGAGGACGATTGGATCGCCTTGGCCCCAGAGACGGCGGTGGTGCGGGAGATTGAACTTTGACCAAAGTACCCAGCCTTTCGTACCACCAGATCATTCGCGCTTTGCAGAGGGATGGCTGGACGGTCGTGCGGCAACGTGGCAGCCACATCCGCTTGCAGAAGCGACTTGGCGACGAGGTGCTGAAAATCATAGTGCCGGCACATCGTCCGGTCAAACGATCCACACTGGCTCATATCCTGAAACAAGCGCGCTTGAGCGTGGACGACTTCTTGAAGTTGCTGTGAACCCCTTGTTGAGGCGCGATGCCGGCCCCAACGCGCAAGGGTTCTTGCAGACCCTCGTTCCCCGCAAATGAAACGGCACCGTCCATTCCGGCCCCGCCGCGAACCGCGCACAGTCGCAAAGACGATTCAGCCCCACCGGGATCGCGCGCCACAGCCCGGGGCCACCGTCTAGGGCAATTCCAGCCCGTGGGCCTCAAGCAGCGCCTGGTCGCGCAGAAGGTCGGCGGTCGAGCCGTCGGCCACCACCCGACCCCTGTCCAGGATCACCATCCGCGGGAACAGGTCTCGCACCATGAGCAAGTCGTGCGTGCTCACGATCATCGTCTGGGTCATGCTATCCAGCAGCCGTATCAGCATGCGCCGTCCGCGGGGATCCAGCCCGGCTGTCGGCTCATCCAGCACCAGCACCGACGGCTCCATCGCCAGCACGGTGGCCAGCGCGATGCGCTTCTTCTCGCCCGCGCTCAGACGGTGGGGAACCCTATCCGCGTAGCTCTCCATCCCCACGGCAGCCAGGGCGCGGCTCACCCGTCGCCGCACCTCGCCCTCGGGTAGCCCCATGTACACCGGACCGTAGGCCACATCCTCAAACACCGTCGGCGAGAACAACTGGTCGTCGGGATCCTGGAACACCAGGCCCACCAGGGCGCGGACTCTCTTCACATGCTCGCCGGCCACAGGAAGCCCAGCCACCCGCACCCGCCCATCCTCGCTCGCCAGGATGCCGTTCAGGTGCAGGATGAGCGTGGACTTGCCCGCGCCGTTGGGCCCCACGATAGCCACCCGCTCCCCCGGATACACCTTCAGGCTCACACCGTTCAGGGCCTGCTGGCCGTCTGGATACCGAAACGAGAGATTGTCCACCTCAATCAGCGGCGCGCGCTCCAATGTACCCTCCTACCCGAACAGGATTCCCAGAACAGCCAGGAACGCCAGGATCGCCATGCTGCCCGCCAGAATCCCGTACTGAGAAGCCGAGAGCCGTCCCGTCGGGAGCGTGCGAACCTCCCCGTCGTACCCCCGCGCCAGCATGGCCTGATACACCCGTTCGCTGCGCTCGTAGCCGCGGACGAACAGATTGCCCACCATGCCGCCGGTAACGCGGGCGCGCCAGGCCAGCGTGCCGCCGCTTTTCGGCCCGATGTCGGCGCTGCGGGCATCCCGCGCAATCCGCAGCCGATTCACCTCGTGCACGAACAGGAACATGTACCGCCACATCAGCCCAAACACCGCCACCAGCAGCCGCGGAACCCGCAACGCCCGCATGGCCGCAAGAAGCTCGGTGAAGCGGGTCGTCGCCGTCAGCAGGATGGCGAACTGCACCGACAGGTAGGACTTGACCAGCACCGACAGGAAACGTTCCAGCCCGGGCACGCTCGCGTCCAGCGCCAGCGGCCCCAGGCGCAGGGAGCCCAGCGGTGCGCCGGGCGTGGAAAAGACCAGCGGCAGCGCCGCCAGCGCGAACGGCGCCGCGATCAGGCCCCGCGTGAGCGTGAACCCGACGCCCAACCGCGCCGCAACCGCCAGGGCGAGGATCGCCGCCAGCAGCAGGACATACGATGGCCACGCGCCCAAAGGCAGCGCCGCCGTAACGAGGATGCTCGCTACGGCGACGACAACCTTCACGCGCGGGTCGGCCCCATGCACCAGGCTCGCCCGAGGACGATAGGGATCCAGAATATCCGGCATCTGCTCTCCAAACTGCGCTTACTGCTGCATGGCCCGATGACGCACTCCCTGCGCCACCAGGTAGGCCGCCGCGGCAACCACCAGCGCGCCCAACACGCCCGCAACGATGGTAGCCACGGCCTCATTCGCGATGCCCGGGAAGACGTAGTCCGGGATGATGTTGTACAACGGCTCGCGGGCCGCCTCCAAAAAGCCCTGCTGCTCGGCCACCCACTCCAGCCCATCGGGGTACGCCGACGCCAGCGGCGACAGCACCGCCAGCACCATGGCCAGCGCCACGCCGCCGATCCAAAGCGCCTTCTGTCCTGCGGTGGCCTTTGCCGCCGGCGCCACCAGGTCAGGGCGCGCCGCCAGCACGAAGACCAGCGCGCCGGCTGTGATCAGCCCCTCGCCGATCCCGATGAGGGCGTGAATCCCGCCCATGGCCGGCACCGACACGTTCGCCGGCGACGTGCCCGAAGCCGCCAA from Chloroflexota bacterium includes these protein-coding regions:
- the amrS gene encoding AmmeMemoRadiSam system radical SAM enzyme, which translates into the protein MKEAWLYERLEGGRVRCHLCAHRCSIREGEVGICGVRQNQQGALYSLVYARPISQAVDPIEKKPLFHFYPGTTSYSVATVGCNFRCRFCQNADISQMPRDQGRIVGRHVPPEDIVEDALATGCRSISYTYTEPTIFFEYSRDIAVLAHQEGLANNYVTNGYMTAEMLEAFYPYLDAANVDLKAFRDEFYRQQCSARLQPVLDSLRLMKQQGIWVEITTLVIPGLNDDPGELRELASFIAQELGVETPWHLSRFHPMYKMLDRGSTPVQTLERAWAIGKEVGLRYVYIGNVLGAREENTYCWNCGRLVIGRFGFSVRERHVRDGQCEYCGAAIDGVGL
- a CDS encoding type II toxin-antitoxin system HicB family antitoxin, producing the protein MRFKVVLETSDEGGYTAYVPSLPGCISEGETLEEALKNIQEAIELYLEPVEDDWIALAPETAVVREIEL
- a CDS encoding ABC transporter ATP-binding protein produces the protein MIEVDNLSFRYPDGQQALNGVSLKVYPGERVAIVGPNGAGKSTLILHLNGILASEDGRVRVAGLPVAGEHVKRVRALVGLVFQDPDDQLFSPTVFEDVAYGPVYMGLPEGEVRRRVSRALAAVGMESYADRVPHRLSAGEKKRIALATVLAMEPSVLVLDEPTAGLDPRGRRMLIRLLDSMTQTMIVSTHDLLMVRDLFPRMVILDRGRVVADGSTADLLRDQALLEAHGLELP
- a CDS encoding type II toxin-antitoxin system HicA family toxin is translated as MTKVPSLSYHQIIRALQRDGWTVVRQRGSHIRLQKRLGDEVLKIIVPAHRPVKRSTLAHILKQARLSVDDFLKLL
- the cbiQ gene encoding cobalt ECF transporter T component CbiQ: MPDILDPYRPRASLVHGADPRVKVVVAVASILVTAALPLGAWPSYVLLLAAILALAVAARLGVGFTLTRGLIAAPFALAALPLVFSTPGAPLGSLRLGPLALDASVPGLERFLSVLVKSYLSVQFAILLTATTRFTELLAAMRALRVPRLLVAVFGLMWRYMFLFVHEVNRLRIARDARSADIGPKSGGTLAWRARVTGGMVGNLFVRGYERSERVYQAMLARGYDGEVRTLPTGRLSASQYGILAGSMAILAFLAVLGILFG